From the Lampris incognitus isolate fLamInc1 chromosome 6, fLamInc1.hap2, whole genome shotgun sequence genome, one window contains:
- the zpd gene encoding zona pellucida glycoprotein d, with product MPRDTTLGSPAQRLLSRRTRTHPTCQPAAVGAIVKGHCNSLGSAVKETGKKNHPFHQAGYGPAYYLASRSFVLSTFHPRPSSALQRAKLGLFLGIVLSFGFHGTLGICSVKSCTNDTRCILSYDQRSCKCARGFYGDLCDKDAKIQVMCSQDYITIMVAEDFFQYYNVPLESIHLPNKSCRAQREVVDGVPYYIARISEAQYLPCGGMPLAKNITHISYSLSLLSAPQTLGNIIRDPVVKIAYTCVYPYVRTVSLPFPVIPFSSETIMHVEELDAKVQMMLYKDQTYAEAYTVAPTIELREKVYVEVKVTEPEDFFLLQVDECWATQDPQPHSTQGLVHTLLLNGCATDDTIAFMDQNAVLGQVGSNGESSTVRYSFDMFRFIAEPHDLYLHCTIRLCEPDDRKLCVPNCKSITKRETASARPSQGLLSYGPIKIDMPDKPHSSILSTVVLPVVSIWVMGFFLIALMTVAKAGKRRLSQMHQH from the exons ATGCCACGAGATACAACCCTGGGCTCTCCCGCTCAGCGTCTCCTATCTAGGAGAACACGTACCCACCCTACCTGCCAGCCAGCAGCTGTTGGCGCCATCGTCAAAGGACACTGTAACAGTCTGGGCTCAGCTGTCAAAGAAACGGG AAAAAAGAACCACCCCTTCCACCAGGCTGGCTACGGGCCTGCGTATTACCTGGCATCTCGTTCTTTTGTTCTATCCACCTTCCACCCAAGGCCCTCTAGCGCCCTCCAGAGGGCAAAA CTTGGCTTGTTTCTGGGAATTGTCCTGAGCTTCGGATTCCACGGAACTCTGG gaATATGCAGTGTAAAAAGCTGCACCAACGACACGAGGTGTATACTGTCTTATGACCAGAGAAGTTGCAAATGTGCCAGAGGGTTTTATGGAGATCTGTGTGATAAAG ATGCAAAAATTCAAGTAATGTGCAGTCAAGATTACATAACCATCATGGTGGCTGAAGACTTCTTCCAATATTACAATGTGCCATTGGAGTCCATACACTTGCCCAATAAATCTTGCCGGGCTCAGAGGGAAGTAGTTGATGGGGTGCCATACTACATAGCCAGGATATCTGAAGCCCAGTATCTACCCTGCGGAGGCATGCCATTGGCA AAAAACATTACTCACATCTCTTATTCCCTGAGTCTTCTGTCAGCCCCTCAAACTTTGGGAAATATCATACGAGATCCAGTCGTAAAGATAGCGTACACATGTGTCTATCCATATGTCCGCACAGTCAGCCTACCATTCCCAGTCATCCCCTTCTCAAG TGAGACAATCATGCATGTAGAGGAACTTGATGCCAAGGTACAGATGATGTTGTACAAAGATCAAACCTACGCTGAGGCTTATACCGTCGCCCCCACCATTGAACTCAGAGAAAAG GTATACGTTGAGGTGAAGGTGACAGAGCCTGAGGATTTTTTTCTGCTTCAGGTGGATGAGTgttgggccacccaggacccccAGCCCCATTCTACTCAGGGATTAGTTCACACTCTGCTTCTTAATGG ATGTGCAACTGATGACACAATTGCCTTCATGGATCAGAATGCAGTGCTTGGCCAGGTGGGCAGTAACGGAGAAAGTTCGACTGTTCGCTACAGCTTCGACATGTTTCGTTTCATAGCAGAGCCTCATGACCTGTACCTGCACTGCACCATACGGCTCTGTGAGCCAGATGACAGGAAACTCTGCGTACCT AACTGTAAATCCATCACCAAGCGAGAGACGGCAAGCGCACGCCCTTCTCAAGGCCTGTTGTCATATGGTCCCATCAAGATCGATATGCCGGACAAACCTCATTCTA GTATACTGTCAACAGTGGTGCTGCCTGTGGTGAGCATCTGGGTTATGGGCTTTTTCCTCATTGCTCTCATGACTGTTGCTAAAGCAGGCAAAAGGAGGCTATCACAAATGCATCAACACTGA